DNA from Sulfurimonas xiamenensis:
TTGATGGCGGATGGTTTATAGTTGATGGTTAAAAACAGGGGTTTTAAAATGAGTGATTATAAAGATTTAAATATTTGGAAAGAGTCAATGGATTTGGTAGAAAATGTTTACAGGCTGGTAAAACTGTTTCCAAAAGAAGAGATATACGCTTTAACTGATCAGCTCAAAAGAGCTGTAGTTTCAGTACCATCAAATATAGCAGAAGGTCAAAATAGAAATACAGATAAAGAGTTTGTGCAGTTTTTGTATATTGCTTTGGGCTCGGCATCAGAGGTTGAAACACAACTTCTCATTGCCAAAAGACTTAACTATTTACAAAAATAAGAAAAATGACAAATGCACTGATAAATTCAATTAGAAGGAAAACCAACTAATGCCATCAACACCAAACAAACCATCAACAATCAACTATTCGCCATCAACACCAAAATCTAAAAAGATTTTGGTAACTGGAACAGCAGGCTTCATCGGTTTTCACCTTGCAAAAAAACTACTTGAGCGTGGCGATGAGGTAGTTGGTCTTGACAATATAAACGACTATTATGATGTAAATCTAAAGTATGCAAGATTGGCAGAATTAGGAATCCAAAAAAAATCCCTAATCCCTAATCACTATACCCTAAGCACTAAATTCCCACTGCACAAGTTTTACAAAGTAGACTTAGAGGACACAAAAGCTATCAATCATATCTTTGAAACTGAGCAATTTGACGCAGTGGTGAATTTAGCTGCTCAAGCGGGTGTGCGGTACTCCATAGAAAATCCGCATGCTTACATCCAGAGCAATGTTGTAGGATTTTTAAATATTTTGGAGGCTTGCAGAAACTACGGTGTAAAAAATCTCTCATACGCAAGCAGCTCATCCGTGTATGGGCTCAATGAATCACAGCCATTTAAAACTACGGATAAAACGGACACCCCTATAAGTCTTTATGCTGCTACCAAAAAATCAAACGAGCTTATGGCTCATACATATAGCCATCTATACGGCATACAGACTACCGGCCTGAGATTTTTTACGGTTTACGGACCATGGGGCAGACCCGATATGGCGCCGATGCTTTTTGCCGACGCCATATCAAATGACAGAGCCATAAAAGTATTTAACCACGGCAAAATGAGCAGAGACTTTACATACATTGATGACATAGTAGACGGTGTTATCAAGGTTATAGACAATCCTTCTGATTATAGTGTGTACAACATAGGCAATAATGCTCCAGTAAGTTTGATGGAGTTTATAGAGACGCTTGAAGACGCACTTGGCAAAAAAGCAGAGAAAAACTTTATGGATATGCAGCCCGGCGATGTAGAATCAACCTACGCCGATACACAAGATCTGATGAATGATTTTGGATACAAACCCGATACAAAACTTGTCGATGGAATAGGCGAGTTTGTGAAGTGGTATAAAGGGTTTTATAAATCTGAAGAGTAAGCCTTTCCCGTCATCTTGAGTCCTCGTCATTCTGAACGAAGTGAAGAATCTCGCTTGAACTTCAACATAGACTCTTCCCTCGCTACGCTCATTCAGAGTGACGAGTTTTCCGTCATTCTGAACGAAGTGAAGAATCTCTCTCTAACTTCAACATAGACTCTTCCCTCACTACGCTCACTCAGAGTGACGAGTTTTCCGTCATTCTGAACGAAGTGAAGAATCTCGCTTGAACTGCGACATAGACTCTTCCCTCGCTACGCTCATTCAGAGTGACGGTGGAAGACAGAGACTCTTCACTCGCTACGCTCACTCAGAGTGACGGTGAGTAGTCATCCTGAGCACCCATTTCCGTCATCCTGAGCGAAGTGAAGGATCTCCCTCATAAACTCAAGTCAAAATTTTGTTATAATTTACAAAACTCAAAAAGGCAAACACTTGCAAAAACAACCTGCTGTCTACATACTTACCAACAAGTCAAATAATGTTTTGTATGTAGGCGTTACATCTGATTTGATCAAAAGAATTTATGAGCATAAAAATCATGTCATGGAAGGCTTTACTGCAAAATACAATGTAACAAAGTTAGTATATTTTGAGCTTTGTGACGAGATGGAAACAGCAATCACAAGAGAAAAAGTTCTCAAAGGATGGAAAAGAAGCAAAAAAGTAAGCCTCATTGAGAAAGAAAATGCAACTTGGCAAGATTTGTATGAGGATTTGATATAACAGACAGAGACTCTTCCCTCGCTATGCCCACTCAGAGTGACGAGTGTCCGTCATCCTGAGCACCCTTTCCCGTCATTCTGAACGAAGTGAAGAATCTCGCTCGAACTTCAACAGAGACTCTTAACTCGCTACGCTCACTCAGAGTGACGGGTGTCCGTCATCCTGAGCACCCCTTCCCGTCATTCTGAACGAAGTGAAGAATCTCTCTCCCTCGAACTTTATCCCAGATTATTCACATGCCAAAAAAGTAAAAACAAAGCATAAACCATGTACAATTCATATTTTGAATTAGAGCATAAAATTTATTAGGATTAAACATTGACAAACGAAGAGTTAGAACTTTCTATTTTACGAAGCTTGGGAAGAGTGACTACCCAAAAAACTTTGGCGGATGAGCTTGGTTATAGCGTGGGCAAAATCAACTATGTCTTAAAAGCACTCGGCGCAAAAGGGCTTCTTAAAGTAGAGAATTTTTACAACAACCAGAACAAAAAACAGTACCGCTACCTTCTGACTCCAAAAGGGTTGGAGGAGAAAATCTCGCTTACGCAAAAGTTTATCAAAAGAAAAAAAGAGGAGTATGAGATGCTCCAGAGGGAGCTTGCAGCAATGAAATTAAAAGGAGTAAGTAAATGAAAGGCATAATCTTAGCAGGGGGAAGCGGGACACGACTTTATCCGATTACAAGAGGGGTTTCAAAACAACTAACTCCTATCTATGATAAACCGATGATTTATTACCCTTTGTCTGTTCTTATGTTAGCAGGCATTAAAGAAGTGCTTATCATTACAACTCCGCAAGATCAATCGTCCTTTCAAAATCTTTTAGGTGATGGAAGTGATTTAGGTATGAGATTTGAGTATGTTGTTCAACCATCTCCGGACGGTCTTGCACAAGCATTTATCTTAGGCGAAGAGTTTTTAAATGGCGATGATGCTTGTCTGGTTTTGGGTGACAATATCTTCTATGGTCATGGACTAACCGAGCTTTTAGCACAATCAGTAAAAAATGTACAAGATGAAAACAAAGCAACTGTGTTTGGTTACTATGTAAGCGACCCAGAGCGTTACGGCGTGGCAGAGTTTAATGACAACGGCGATGTGATAAGCCTAGAAGAGAAACCAAAAAATCCAAAATCAAATTACGCTGTAGTAGGACTGTACTTTTACCCAAATGATGTCGTACAAAAGGCCAAAGAGGTAAAGCCATCAGATAGAGGTGAGCTTGAGATCACAACACTCAATGAGATATACCTCAAAGAAGAGAGACTTAAAGTAGAACTTATGGGAAGAGGTTACGCTTGGCTTGATACCGGAACTCATGAGAGTTTACTAGAAGCAAGTCAATTTATCCAAACTATTGAAAATCGTCAGTCACTTAAAGTGGCATGCCTTGAAGAGATAGCTTATGAGATGGGATATATCTCAAAAGAAAAGTTACTAGAACTTGCAGAGCCTCTAAAGAAAAACCAATACGGTCAGTACCTTATAAGCAGAGCCAACCAACCAAGAAGGATGGTTTAATTATGAATGTTGAATGTTTAATTTTGAATTGGGATATCAAATGCAATTTATAAGAACAGATATAGAAGATGTAGTAATTATTGAACCAACTGTTCATGGAGATAGCAGAGGATATTTTGTAGAAACATTTAGAGCTGATAAACTAGAAGAGTTTTTAGGTTATAAAATAAACTTCTGCCAAGATAATGAAAGTAAATCTAGCAAAGGTGTTTTAAGAGGACTTCACTATCAGCTTCACCCCGCAGCTCAAACAAAACTTGTAAGAGTAATCCAAGGAAGAGTTCTTGATGTAGCAGTTGATATAAGAAAAAACTCTCCTACATTTGGACAGCATGTAGCAGTAGAACTAAGCAGTGAAAACAAAAAACAACTGCTAGTACCAAGAGGTTTTGCCCATGGCTTTGTAGTGCTTGAAGATGATACTATATTTGCTTATAAAGTAGACAACTACTACTCTCCAGAGAATGATAGAGGCATAGCATTTGATGATGCTAGCTTAAACATCGACTGGATTTTAAACCACGATGAACTAAAACTTTCCCCTAAAGATACCAAACAGCCAAAGTTGAGTGAAACCAATGATCTGTTTGAGTATGGAGTAGACTACTACAATGTTTAATTTTGAATGCTTAATTTTTAATTGGGGAATAAGATGAATGTATTAGTTACTGGAAGCAATGGTCAAGTTGGAAGTGAAATTAAAGAATTAATTCAACATTCAACACTCAACATTCAAAATTATGATTTTTATTTCACTACTTCACAAGATTTAGATATTACAGATTTTGATTTAGTTAAAAAACATATAATAGATAATCAAATAAAAATCATTATAAATTGTGCAGCATATACGGCGGTAGACAGAGCAGAGAGCGAGCAAGAACTAGCAGACAAGATAAACCATCTTGCAGTAAAAAATCTCGCTCAGTTATCCAGTGAGTTTGGCATCAAACTTATCCATATATCAACTGATTATGTTTTTGACGGAACAAACTACAAACCATACACAGAAGATGATGCAACTAGTCCACAAAGTGTCTATGGAAAAACCAAACTAGATGGGGAACGAGCAATACAAGAGATAAGTCCTGCAAATTCTATCATTATCAGAACTTCTTGGGTATATAGCTACTACGGAGCAAACTTTGTAAAAACTATGCTTCGTCTCGGAAAAGAAAAAGAATCTTTAGGAGTTATCTTTGACCAAGTTGGTACACCAACCTATGCAAAAGACTTAGCAAAAGCCATCTTGGAAATAATCCCAAAAATTCAAAATTCAAAATTAAGCATTTATCATTATAGCAACGAAGGTGCTATTAGTTGGTACGACTTTGCAAAAGAGATAATGAAGATGGCAAAAATTCCTTGCCAAATCAACCCAATAGAAACTTTCCAATATCCAACACCAGCTTCAAGACCTCATTACTCTATATTAAATAAAGCAAAAATAAAAAAAGAGTTTAATATAGAAATACCATACTGGAAAGATGGTTTAGATGATTGTTTAAAAAGATTAGGAGAAAGAAAATAATGAAATCAATTTTATTAACAGGAACAGCAGGATTTATAGGCTCAAACTTTGTGCCATATTTCCTTGAAAAATATCCAAACTACAACCTAGTAAACTTAGACCTGCTTACATACGCAGGAGACTTACAAAACTTAAAAGAGTGTGAAAATCATCCAAGATACAAGTTTATCAAAGGTGATATCTGTAACCGTGAGCTTGTTGAGTTTATCTTCAATGAATACGATATAAGAGGTGTTATTCATTTTGCAGCTGAAAGCCATGTAGATAACTCCATCAAAAACCCAGGTGTGTTTGTACAAACAAATGTAACAGGTACTTTTACTTTAGTAGATGTAGCATATAAGTATTGGATGGAGAAGCCATTCGTGTATAAAGAGCGATTTCTAGTAGATTCTTCACATTCGTTCAGAATGACGGATAGTAGTCACTCTGAGCCAAATCATCGTCATCCTGAGCCTTCTTCCCGTCATCCTGAGCCTTCTTCCCGTCATCCTGAGCGAAGCGAAGGATCTAACCTACCCCGTTTCCATCATATCTCAACTGACGAAGTATACGGAACACTAAACGAAACCGATCTGTTCACAGAAAAAACCCCATATGCGCCAAACTCTCCATACTCAGCTTCAAAAGCTTCAAGCGATATGATCATAAGAGCTTACAATGAAACATATGGTTTAAACACAGTCATCACAAACTGCTCAAACAACTACGGACCCAAACAGCATGATGAAAAACTAATCCCTACAATTATAAGAAATGCCCTAAAAGGAAACCCAATCCCAATCTACGGAGACGGAAAAAACATAAGAGACTGGCTTTATGTACTTGACCACTGCAAAGGAATTGACTTAGTCTACCATAACGGCAAAAAAGGTGAAACATACAACATCGGCGGAAGAAACGAAAGAACAAACCTTCAAATAGTAGATAAGATTTGTGAAATATTGGATGAAAAAGTGCCTTTAATCCGTCATTCTGAGCAAAGCGAAGAATCTCTTCGAACTTCAACAGAGACTCTTCACTCGCTACGCTCACTCAGAGTGACGAACCTTTGTCATCCTGAGCAAAGCGAAGGATCTAGCTACAAAGATTTAATAACTTTCGTAGAAGATAGAGCAGGACATGATAGAAGATATGCGATAGACGCTACAAAACTTGAAAACGAGCTTGGTTGGAAAGCAGATGAGAATTTTGATACAGGGATTGTTAAGACTATTGAGTGGTATTTAAACAAATATGGAATAACTAAATGATAAATGTTACAAAAACATATCTACCAAACAAAGAAAAGTACAAAAAATATATAGATGAAATCTATGAAAATGGTTGGCTTACAAACAATGGTCCACTTGTACAAAGACTTGAAAAAAGACTTGCAGAATATTTAGGAGTAAAAAATATAGTGTTGGTTTCAAATGGTACAGTAGCACTTGAGATAGCTTATAGAACTTTAGGATTAAAAGGTTTTGTGATAACGACACCTTTTAGTTTTGTAGCGACTACAAGCTCACTTGTGACAAATCAGCTATTGCCGATTTTTGCAGATATTGACCAAAATTCATTTAATCTTGACCCTAGAAATATAGAAAAACTTATTACACCAAATACATCAGCGATACTTCCTGTTCATGTATTTGGAAATGCTTGTGAAGTAGAAGATATAGAGCAAATTGCAAAGAAGCACGACCTTAAAGTGATTTACGATGCAGCCCATGCTTTTGATGTGAAGTATAAAGACCAAAGTGTACTAAACTATGGAGATATATCGACTCTTAGTTTTCATTCAACTAAACTTTTTCACAGTATAGAAGGTGGAGCTTTGATTATCAATGATGATGAACTTGTACAAAAAGCAAGATATCTCATAAATTTTGGTATAAAAAATGCCGAAGAGATACCGCATCTCGGTACAAATGCTAAAATGAATGAATTTGAAGCAGCGATGGGGCTTTGTGTGCTTGATGATATAGAAGAGATAAAACAAAAACGAAAAGTAATAGTAGAAAATTATTCAAAAGAATTAAAAGGTTTAGTTCAATTTCAAGAGCAAAATGAAAATGCCACAGAAAACTATAGTTATTTTCCTGTAGTTTGTGATAGTGAAGAACAGCTTTTAAAGGTACAAAAAGCACTGGGTGAAAAAGATATTTTCCCACGAAGATATTTTTATCCATCGCTTGATACTTTAGAATATATCGAACCTAAACAAGAGTGTAAAATTTCAAGAGATATAAGTAAAAAAATACTTTGTTTGCCAATTTATGCAGAGTTGGAAAAAAATATTCAAGAAGAAATTATAAAAATAATCAAGGATACCATTTGAAAAATATACTTTTATGCGATGCTAATTTTTGTGTTTTACCTATTGTTCAATCAATTATGTCAAAAAATCATATTTTAAGTGTTGTTGGCTCACTTTTGAGTGATCCAGCTCATCATGTAGCAGATAAATCAGTTCCTATTAATTATGCTGATGTAGATTTGTTACACAAGCATATTATTGAAAATAAGTATGATTTTATTGTCCCAGGATGTAATGATAGGTCATATCTTTCTTTGGCGGAAATAGCTGAAAAATTAAATTATTCAGGTTTTGATAAATACGAAACAGTTTTGACTGTTCATCATAAAGATAAATTTCGAGCTTTTGCAGAAACGAAAAATTATCCAGTACCAAAAGCTGTGAATGATATCTCAAAAGTTAATACTCTGAATTTTCCAATCATTATAAAACCAGTTGATTCATTTAGTGGCAAAGGTACAAATAGAGTAGAAACTTTGCAAGATGTAGAAAAATATTGGAATGAAGCAAAAGAGTTTTCAAAAACAGGTGCAGTTGTAGCTGAAGAGTTTGTAGAAGGAAAACTTTATAGTCATTCGGCATTTATCAAAAATAAGAAAATAGTTGTTGACTTTTTTGTCAATGAATACTGCACGGTGTATCCTTATCAAGTTAATAGTTCAAATGTAGCTTCTGAACTTAACCAAAAAATTCAAGATGGACTTCGAGAATGGACAGAGCAATTCGCACAAGATTTAGACTTAGTGGATGGTTTAGTTCATACTCAATTTATTTCAGATAATAAAACTTTTTCACTTATAGAGATAGCTAGAAGATGTCCAGGAGATTTATATAGCCAATTAATAGAAAAAAGTACTGGTGTGAACTATGCTGAACTTTATGCTATTCCATTTATTGGTGAGGAACTTCCAGATATTGTAGAAAAAAAAGAAAATAAATTTATGTCACGACATACGGTTAGTGTAGATAAAGAGTGTATTTTTATAAGTTCAGGTGTCAATCTTGATAATAAAAATATTCAAAATGTTCAGCTTAAATACAGTGGACAAAAAATGAAACCAGCACCATTTGATAAGTCTGGAATATATTTTATAGAACACAATAGCACTAAAGAGATGGAAGATAAAACAGAAAAATTAAAAGACTATATTGTCATTGAGACTTTAGATATTTCAAAAAAGGATGATAATGCAAAATTATAAAGAACCTTTGAAACTAGCTTTTATAGGTGGTGGAATCGATTCAGCAATAGGATACACTCACTATATAGCTTCACAAATGGATCATCTTTTTAGCGTAAGTGCTGGATGTTTTAGTAGAAAAGAAGACATTAATCAAAAAACTGCTTTAACTTGGGGTGTTGAAGAAAATCATCTTTATTCAAATTGGGAAGCACTTTTAGAAAATGAAGTTAAAAATGTAGATGCCATCGTCATATTAACCCCTACACCAAATCACTATGAAATGATTATGAAAGCTCTTGATTTGGGTTACTCTGTTATCTCAGAAAAAGCACTTGCTACAACCTATCAAGAAGGACTAGAAATAACCAAAAAAGTGGATGAGAAAAAAGCTTTTTTCGCAGTTACTCATAATTATACTGGTTATCCAATGCTTCGTGAACTTCAAAATATGATTCAAAATGATAAACTTGGAAAAATCACAAATATAAATATAGAGATGCCACAAGAGAGTTTTTCACGACTTGTCAATGGCAATAAACCAACACCTCAAAGTTGGAG
Protein-coding regions in this window:
- a CDS encoding four helix bundle protein is translated as MSDYKDLNIWKESMDLVENVYRLVKLFPKEEIYALTDQLKRAVVSVPSNIAEGQNRNTDKEFVQFLYIALGSASEVETQLLIAKRLNYLQK
- a CDS encoding NAD-dependent epimerase, with protein sequence MPSTPNKPSTINYSPSTPKSKKILVTGTAGFIGFHLAKKLLERGDEVVGLDNINDYYDVNLKYARLAELGIQKKSLIPNHYTLSTKFPLHKFYKVDLEDTKAINHIFETEQFDAVVNLAAQAGVRYSIENPHAYIQSNVVGFLNILEACRNYGVKNLSYASSSSVYGLNESQPFKTTDKTDTPISLYAATKKSNELMAHTYSHLYGIQTTGLRFFTVYGPWGRPDMAPMLFADAISNDRAIKVFNHGKMSRDFTYIDDIVDGVIKVIDNPSDYSVYNIGNNAPVSLMEFIETLEDALGKKAEKNFMDMQPGDVESTYADTQDLMNDFGYKPDTKLVDGIGEFVKWYKGFYKSEE
- a CDS encoding GIY-YIG nuclease family protein, with the protein product MQKQPAVYILTNKSNNVLYVGVTSDLIKRIYEHKNHVMEGFTAKYNVTKLVYFELCDEMETAITREKVLKGWKRSKKVSLIEKENATWQDLYEDLI
- a CDS encoding MarR family EPS-associated transcriptional regulator: MTNEELELSILRSLGRVTTQKTLADELGYSVGKINYVLKALGAKGLLKVENFYNNQNKKQYRYLLTPKGLEEKISLTQKFIKRKKEEYEMLQRELAAMKLKGVSK
- the rfbA gene encoding glucose-1-phosphate thymidylyltransferase RfbA, giving the protein MKGIILAGGSGTRLYPITRGVSKQLTPIYDKPMIYYPLSVLMLAGIKEVLIITTPQDQSSFQNLLGDGSDLGMRFEYVVQPSPDGLAQAFILGEEFLNGDDACLVLGDNIFYGHGLTELLAQSVKNVQDENKATVFGYYVSDPERYGVAEFNDNGDVISLEEKPKNPKSNYAVVGLYFYPNDVVQKAKEVKPSDRGELEITTLNEIYLKEERLKVELMGRGYAWLDTGTHESLLEASQFIQTIENRQSLKVACLEEIAYEMGYISKEKLLELAEPLKKNQYGQYLISRANQPRRMV
- the rfbC gene encoding dTDP-4-dehydrorhamnose 3,5-epimerase; the encoded protein is MQFIRTDIEDVVIIEPTVHGDSRGYFVETFRADKLEEFLGYKINFCQDNESKSSKGVLRGLHYQLHPAAQTKLVRVIQGRVLDVAVDIRKNSPTFGQHVAVELSSENKKQLLVPRGFAHGFVVLEDDTIFAYKVDNYYSPENDRGIAFDDASLNIDWILNHDELKLSPKDTKQPKLSETNDLFEYGVDYYNV
- the rfbD gene encoding dTDP-4-dehydrorhamnose reductase, whose product is MNVLVTGSNGQVGSEIKELIQHSTLNIQNYDFYFTTSQDLDITDFDLVKKHIIDNQIKIIINCAAYTAVDRAESEQELADKINHLAVKNLAQLSSEFGIKLIHISTDYVFDGTNYKPYTEDDATSPQSVYGKTKLDGERAIQEISPANSIIIRTSWVYSYYGANFVKTMLRLGKEKESLGVIFDQVGTPTYAKDLAKAILEIIPKIQNSKLSIYHYSNEGAISWYDFAKEIMKMAKIPCQINPIETFQYPTPASRPHYSILNKAKIKKEFNIEIPYWKDGLDDCLKRLGERK
- a CDS encoding dTDP-glucose 4,6-dehydratase gives rise to the protein MKSILLTGTAGFIGSNFVPYFLEKYPNYNLVNLDLLTYAGDLQNLKECENHPRYKFIKGDICNRELVEFIFNEYDIRGVIHFAAESHVDNSIKNPGVFVQTNVTGTFTLVDVAYKYWMEKPFVYKERFLVDSSHSFRMTDSSHSEPNHRHPEPSSRHPEPSSRHPERSEGSNLPRFHHISTDEVYGTLNETDLFTEKTPYAPNSPYSASKASSDMIIRAYNETYGLNTVITNCSNNYGPKQHDEKLIPTIIRNALKGNPIPIYGDGKNIRDWLYVLDHCKGIDLVYHNGKKGETYNIGGRNERTNLQIVDKICEILDEKVPLIRHSEQSEESLRTSTETLHSLRSLRVTNLCHPEQSEGSSYKDLITFVEDRAGHDRRYAIDATKLENELGWKADENFDTGIVKTIEWYLNKYGITK
- a CDS encoding DegT/DnrJ/EryC1/StrS family aminotransferase, giving the protein MINVTKTYLPNKEKYKKYIDEIYENGWLTNNGPLVQRLEKRLAEYLGVKNIVLVSNGTVALEIAYRTLGLKGFVITTPFSFVATTSSLVTNQLLPIFADIDQNSFNLDPRNIEKLITPNTSAILPVHVFGNACEVEDIEQIAKKHDLKVIYDAAHAFDVKYKDQSVLNYGDISTLSFHSTKLFHSIEGGALIINDDELVQKARYLINFGIKNAEEIPHLGTNAKMNEFEAAMGLCVLDDIEEIKQKRKVIVENYSKELKGLVQFQEQNENATENYSYFPVVCDSEEQLLKVQKALGEKDIFPRRYFYPSLDTLEYIEPKQECKISRDISKKILCLPIYAELEKNIQEEIIKIIKDTI
- a CDS encoding ATP-grasp domain-containing protein; this encodes MKNILLCDANFCVLPIVQSIMSKNHILSVVGSLLSDPAHHVADKSVPINYADVDLLHKHIIENKYDFIVPGCNDRSYLSLAEIAEKLNYSGFDKYETVLTVHHKDKFRAFAETKNYPVPKAVNDISKVNTLNFPIIIKPVDSFSGKGTNRVETLQDVEKYWNEAKEFSKTGAVVAEEFVEGKLYSHSAFIKNKKIVVDFFVNEYCTVYPYQVNSSNVASELNQKIQDGLREWTEQFAQDLDLVDGLVHTQFISDNKTFSLIEIARRCPGDLYSQLIEKSTGVNYAELYAIPFIGEELPDIVEKKENKFMSRHTVSVDKECIFISSGVNLDNKNIQNVQLKYSGQKMKPAPFDKSGIYFIEHNSTKEMEDKTEKLKDYIVIETLDISKKDDNAKL